In Amycolatopsis sp. EV170708-02-1, the following are encoded in one genomic region:
- a CDS encoding ACP S-malonyltransferase, translated as MTDERTALVFPGMAPTRAGDVSRFLMINRNARERLATAEDVLGRRLLGPAREDGDVYDEAAQVVFMLTCLSLAEWAEDALGVKPEICAGPSFGQKALTAYTGVLSFEETVRLTAELSRCEVSYFESDYSDVVTHCFVRTPEEGFAEVLAELKDEFHDVSGVIDKGFYLLSVREKALERVKARVRAIGGYSMHTMRPPVHSTFFSGLRRRAEEEVLSGFTLRDPELPVVADQDGALLDSAAGVRRMLLDTFDRPIDWPSMVATLRAQGVTSLCFSGPDNLFHRVDSTVANFAVRTVTPEMALKPRSRA; from the coding sequence GTGACCGACGAACGCACCGCCCTGGTCTTCCCGGGAATGGCCCCCACGAGAGCCGGGGACGTGAGCCGTTTCCTGATGATCAACCGGAATGCCCGGGAACGGCTCGCGACGGCCGAGGACGTCCTCGGCCGTCGCCTGCTCGGCCCGGCCCGCGAAGACGGCGATGTGTACGACGAGGCCGCGCAGGTCGTCTTCATGCTGACGTGTCTTTCCCTCGCGGAGTGGGCCGAAGACGCCCTCGGGGTGAAACCCGAGATCTGCGCCGGTCCCAGCTTCGGCCAGAAGGCGCTGACCGCGTACACGGGCGTGCTGTCGTTCGAGGAGACCGTCCGGCTCACCGCGGAGCTCTCGCGGTGCGAAGTGTCCTACTTCGAAAGCGACTATTCCGACGTCGTGACCCACTGTTTCGTCCGGACTCCGGAAGAGGGTTTCGCCGAGGTCCTTGCCGAACTGAAGGACGAGTTCCACGACGTATCGGGCGTCATCGACAAGGGCTTCTACCTGCTTTCGGTGCGGGAGAAGGCTTTGGAGCGGGTGAAGGCGCGAGTGCGGGCGATCGGCGGCTACTCGATGCACACCATGCGGCCGCCCGTGCACTCCACCTTCTTCAGCGGTTTGCGCCGACGCGCCGAGGAGGAAGTGCTCTCCGGTTTCACCCTTCGCGACCCCGAACTGCCGGTGGTCGCGGACCAGGACGGCGCGCTCCTGGACTCCGCGGCAGGGGTGCGCCGGATGCTGCTCGACACCTTCGACCGGCCGATCGACTGGCCGTCGATGGTCGCGACCTTGCGGGCGCAGGGGGTGACGTCGTTGTGCTTCTCCGGACCGGACAATCTGTTCCACCGGGTGGACAGCACGGTGGCGAACTTCGCGGTGCGGACGGTGACTCCGGAAATGGCTTTGAAGCCGCGGAGCCGCGCTTAG